From one Halothece sp. PCC 7418 genomic stretch:
- a CDS encoding Ig-like domain-containing protein, which translates to MAVEFLDLPYDFTVDENSAVDTEVDIVVASSDLGSSLVTLVDVPDTNNNGIPSFYIEQGTGGDGEVPILVRDPEELDREENPTFEFIAKATETDVSDPDIVEATVTVTLNNIDELPVAIDDSFTTDEDTPIPINFLANDIDSDPEGNNSVFVSAIDDSGTLGEVILENDGSYTYDPNGAFDNLNEGEIDTDAFTYEISTVFDGIQSVIGTAIVTINVEAVPDPTVEVQVEPNPVEEGGTATVTVTTTDIADGETVDYELSGEDIEAADFGVDLTGTIEINNNTGSLDIPIEEDDLPEGEEIFNTAIFFPGGEPGVDQPIEDNVETVIVEKPTVEVQVEPNPVEEGGSATVTVTTTNIADGELVDYELSGEGIEAEDFGVDLTGTIEINDNTGSLDIPIEEDDLPEGEEIFNTAIFFPGGEPGVDQPIEDNVETVIVEKPTVEVQVEPNPVEEGGSATVTVTTTNIADGELVDYELSGEGIEAEDFGVDLTGTIEINDNTGSLDIPIEEDDLPEGEEIFNTAIFFAGGEPGVDQPIEDNVETVIVEKPTVEVQVEPNPVEEGGSATVTVTTTNIADGELVDYELSGEGIEAADFGVDLTGTIEINDNTGSLDIPIEEDDLPEGEEIFNTTISFSFLEGAEDAIDETETVIIDGNLPPVAVDDEVSTDEETLLNGDVFAENPDEEDSDPDGDDDDLIVTAVNENESDVERQIDLDSGALLTLNEDGTFDYDPNGEFDFLAVGETAIDSFTYTISDGNETDTAQVTVSIEGVNDSPEIENPLPDLEVEEDETITPIPLVDFFEDVETPDSELTFEETSSDQELVTTSVDPNTGELTLTLEENANGDAEITVVAIDSSEASVQQTFQVEVEPVNDPPEIENPLPDLEVEEDETITPIPLVDFFEDVETPDSELTFTATSSDQELVTTSVDPNTGELTLTLEENANGDAEITVVAIDSSEASVQQTFQVEVEPVNDPPEVRNDTNRTNEDTPLTVTIENSILNNDFDLESGQPSEVSAVEGNADNVGTPISLGGGSLTVNLDGSYEFDPNGAFDDLALGERQPVTFTYRASDGELESEPATVSIIIQGTNDAPEVEEQTPVPANDEQAPALADANLDLDPTTSQLATVTELFDEEFYLNNNPDVAEAVDTGLFETGVEHFLEFGIEEERAPSLILSLFTEDSYLENNPDVEDAVIAGDFVNGLDHFLIFGMNEGRNGTGYEFFEAQEYLNVNPDVATAVDNGQLSSALEHFIYFGFGENRSGVDIQVEELDLV; encoded by the coding sequence ATGGCAGTAGAATTTTTGGACCTTCCCTATGACTTTACGGTTGATGAAAATAGTGCTGTTGATACAGAAGTAGATATCGTAGTAGCATCCAGTGACTTAGGTTCTAGTCTTGTTACCTTGGTTGATGTTCCCGATACAAATAATAACGGCATCCCTTCCTTTTATATAGAACAGGGTACTGGTGGGGATGGGGAAGTTCCTATTCTTGTTCGAGACCCCGAAGAGCTAGATCGTGAAGAAAATCCTACATTCGAGTTCATTGCAAAGGCAACTGAAACTGATGTGTCAGATCCAGATATTGTAGAAGCTACAGTTACTGTGACTCTTAACAATATCGACGAATTACCAGTCGCTATAGATGATAGCTTCACTACTGATGAAGATACCCCAATTCCTATTAACTTTCTGGCAAATGACATTGATAGTGATCCAGAGGGGAATAACTCCGTTTTTGTCTCTGCTATAGATGATAGCGGTACTCTAGGTGAAGTGATTTTAGAAAATGATGGCAGTTATACCTATGATCCTAACGGTGCTTTTGACAACTTGAATGAAGGAGAAATTGACACCGATGCTTTTACTTATGAAATCTCCACTGTATTTGATGGCATTCAATCTGTTATCGGTACAGCTATCGTTACCATCAACGTCGAAGCTGTTCCCGACCCGACAGTAGAGGTTCAAGTCGAGCCCAACCCCGTTGAAGAAGGAGGAACCGCGACGGTCACGGTAACGACCACTGATATTGCCGATGGAGAAACGGTTGATTACGAACTTAGCGGTGAGGACATTGAGGCAGCAGATTTCGGGGTAGATCTCACGGGAACTATTGAAATCAATAACAACACTGGTAGCCTCGATATTCCGATTGAGGAGGATGATCTCCCAGAAGGAGAGGAAATCTTCAATACCGCGATCTTCTTTCCTGGGGGAGAGCCTGGAGTTGATCAACCCATTGAGGACAATGTGGAGACAGTCATCGTTGAGAAGCCGACAGTAGAGGTTCAGGTCGAGCCCAACCCCGTTGAAGAAGGGGGAAGTGCGACGGTAACGGTAACAACCACCAATATTGCAGATGGGGAACTCGTTGATTACGAACTTAGCGGTGAGGGCATTGAGGCAGAAGATTTCGGGGTAGATCTCACGGGAACTATTGAAATCAATGACAACACTGGTAGCCTCGACATTCCGATTGAGGAGGATGATCTCCCAGAAGGAGAGGAAATCTTCAATACCGCGATCTTCTTTCCTGGGGGAGAGCCTGGAGTTGATCAACCCATTGAGGACAATGTGGAGACGGTCATCGTTGAGAAGCCGACAGTAGAGGTTCAGGTTGAGCCCAACCCCGTTGAAGAAGGGGGAAGTGCGACGGTAACGGTAACAACCACCAATATTGCAGATGGAGAACTCGTTGATTACGAACTTAGCGGTGAGGGCATTGAGGCAGAAGATTTCGGGGTAGATCTCACGGGAACTATTGAAATCAATGACAACACTGGTAGCCTCGACATTCCGATTGAGGAGGATGATCTCCCAGAAGGAGAGGAAATCTTCAATACCGCGATCTTCTTTGCTGGGGGAGAGCCTGGAGTTGATCAACCCATTGAGGACAATGTGGAGACGGTCATCGTTGAGAAGCCGACAGTAGAGGTTCAAGTCGAGCCCAACCCCGTTGAAGAAGGGGGAAGTGCGACGGTAACGGTAACAACCACCAATATTGCAGATGGAGAACTCGTTGATTACGAACTTAGCGGTGAGGGCATTGAGGCAGCAGATTTCGGGGTAGATCTCACGGGAACTATTGAAATCAATGACAACACTGGTAGCCTCGACATTCCGATTGAGGAGGATGATCTCCCAGAAGGAGAGGAAATCTTCAATACGACTATCTCTTTCTCTTTTCTTGAAGGAGCAGAGGATGCCATCGACGAGACGGAGACGGTCATTATTGATGGGAATCTGCCTCCAGTAGCAGTGGATGATGAAGTCAGCACCGATGAAGAGACCTTACTCAATGGCGATGTCTTCGCTGAAAATCCCGATGAAGAAGATAGCGATCCCGATGGAGATGACGATGACCTAATTGTTACCGCAGTTAATGAGAATGAATCTGATGTGGAAAGACAGATTGATTTGGATTCGGGAGCTTTATTAACTCTCAATGAGGATGGGACATTTGACTATGACCCCAACGGAGAGTTTGATTTTCTAGCCGTCGGAGAAACAGCAATAGACAGCTTTACCTACACCATCTCTGATGGTAATGAAACCGATACTGCCCAAGTGACAGTGAGTATAGAAGGAGTCAATGATTCCCCAGAAATAGAAAATCCACTTCCCGATCTGGAAGTAGAGGAAGATGAGACGATTACTCCCATTCCCTTAGTTGACTTCTTTGAAGATGTGGAGACTCCTGATTCGGAGTTAACTTTCGAGGAGACTAGTAGCGATCAAGAATTAGTCACTACCAGCGTTGATCCAAACACAGGAGAACTCACCCTCACTTTAGAAGAAAATGCCAATGGTGATGCTGAGATTACTGTTGTAGCTATCGATTCCTCGGAAGCGTCGGTTCAACAGACATTTCAGGTTGAAGTTGAACCCGTTAATGATCCACCAGAAATAGAAAATCCACTTCCCGATCTGGAAGTAGAGGAAGATGAGACGATTACTCCCATTCCCTTAGTTGACTTCTTTGAAGATGTGGAGACTCCTGATTCGGAGTTAACTTTCACGGCGACTAGTAGCGATCAAGAATTAGTCACTACCAGCGTTGACCCAAACACAGGAGAACTCACCCTCACTTTAGAAGAAAATGCCAATGGTGATGCTGAGATTACTGTTGTAGCTATTGATTCCTCGGAAGCGTCGGTTCAACAGACATTTCAGGTTGAAGTTGAACCCGTTAATGATCCACCAGAAGTAAGAAATGACACCAATCGTACCAATGAAGACACTCCTCTTACTGTCACAATAGAAAATAGCATTCTGAATAATGATTTTGATCTCGAAAGTGGTCAACCGAGCGAAGTTAGTGCAGTGGAAGGCAATGCAGACAATGTTGGCACACCAATTTCCCTTGGTGGTGGGTCACTCACTGTCAATCTAGATGGCAGTTATGAATTTGATCCTAATGGCGCGTTTGATGATTTAGCATTAGGAGAACGGCAACCCGTTACATTTACTTATCGTGCTAGCGATGGGGAATTGGAAAGTGAACCAGCTACCGTTTCTATTATTATTCAAGGTACTAATGATGCCCCAGAGGTGGAAGAGCAAACGCCTGTTCCTGCCAATGATGAACAAGCTCCAGCACTAGCCGATGCGAATCTTGATCTTGATCCTACTACATCTCAACTTGCGACAGTAACGGAGTTGTTTGATGAGGAATTTTATCTGAATAATAATCCTGATGTAGCAGAAGCGGTTGACACGGGTCTATTTGAGACGGGAGTGGAACATTTTCTAGAATTTGGCATAGAAGAAGAGCGTGCCCCAAGCCTTATTTTGTCCTTGTTTACAGAAGACAGCTACTTGGAAAATAATCCTGATGTTGAAGATGCGGTGATAGCTGGAGACTTTGTTAATGGCTTAGACCATTTCCTCATTTTTGGAATGAATGAAGGGCGTAATGGGACTGGATATGAATTTTTTGAAGCTCAGGAATACTTAAATGTCAATCCTGATGTTGCAACCGCAGTTGACAATGGTCAGTTGAGTTCAGCTTTAGAGCATTTCATCTACTTCGGCTTTGGTGAAAATCGTAGTGGAGTCGATATTCAGGTAGAAGAATTAGATCTTGTCTAG
- the acnB gene encoding bifunctional aconitate hydratase 2/2-methylisocitrate dehydratase — MLETYRQHAAERAKQGIPPLPLNAEQTSELCELLKQPPEGTEEELLYLLRDRVPPGVDEAAYVKAGFLTAVGKGEVNCPLITAEEAVELLGTMVGGYNVQSLIEFLKSSDSNLAQKAATALSRTILAFDAFNDVFELAQDNQYAKQVIDEWAEGTWFTNKPEVPEQIQVTIFKVPGETNTDDLSPAPHATTRPDIPLHALAMLESRMPEGLEQLAQLKAKGLPVAYVGDVVGTGSSRKSAINSLLWHIGDDIPNVPNKRAGGYILGGKIAPIFFNTAEDSGAFPIECDVTQMNTGDVITIYPYEGKITNEAGETLTTFTAKPNTILDEVRAGGRIPLMIGRALTDKTREALGLEVTSLFTRPEVPAENNKGFTLAQKIVGRACGVDGIRPGTSCEPIMTTVGSQDTTGPMTRDELKELACLGFNADFVLQSFCHTAAYPKPVDVKTHQQLPDFFADRGGVSLKPGDGIIHSWLNRMLLPDTVGTGGDSHTRFPLGISFPAGSGLVAFAAALGAMPLDMPESVLVRFTGELQPGVTLRDIVNAIPYVAMQQGKLTVGTEVKENVFSGRIMEMEGLPDLKVEQAFELTDATAERSCSGCTIKLGKETIAEYLNSNIALIKNMVARGYQDSRTLLRRAAKMQEWLDNPELLEADDDAEYVDTVEVNLNEIKEPIVAAPNDPDNVKLMSECAGDKIDEVFIGSCMTNIGHYRAAAKILENAGTAKVRLWICPPTRMDEKQLREEGVYGVFAAAGARTEMPGCSLCMGNQARVEDEATVFSTSTRNFNNRMGKGARVYLGSAELAAVCALLGYIPTVDEYLAIVQEKINPFADDLYRYLNFDQIENFEEEGRVIPLEEMPKIEDILGMPTGAK; from the coding sequence ATGTTAGAAACGTATCGGCAACACGCAGCAGAAAGAGCCAAACAAGGGATTCCTCCCCTCCCCCTCAACGCCGAACAAACCTCTGAGTTATGTGAATTATTAAAACAGCCTCCAGAAGGAACAGAAGAAGAGTTATTATATCTTTTGCGCGATCGCGTTCCTCCTGGTGTTGATGAAGCAGCTTATGTCAAAGCAGGGTTTCTCACCGCCGTTGGGAAAGGAGAAGTCAACTGTCCCCTGATTACCGCAGAAGAAGCCGTGGAACTCCTCGGAACCATGGTCGGTGGTTATAATGTGCAATCTCTGATTGAATTTCTCAAATCCTCTGATAGCAACCTCGCGCAAAAAGCAGCCACAGCCTTGAGTCGAACCATTCTCGCGTTTGATGCGTTTAACGATGTTTTTGAACTCGCCCAAGACAATCAATATGCGAAACAAGTGATTGATGAGTGGGCGGAAGGAACTTGGTTTACCAACAAGCCAGAAGTCCCCGAACAAATCCAAGTTACCATCTTTAAAGTCCCTGGAGAAACCAACACCGATGATCTATCTCCAGCGCCTCACGCCACAACACGCCCCGATATTCCCCTTCATGCCCTCGCCATGCTAGAGTCGCGGATGCCAGAAGGCTTAGAACAACTGGCGCAACTGAAAGCAAAAGGCTTACCCGTTGCTTACGTCGGGGATGTTGTCGGAACAGGATCATCGAGAAAATCCGCGATTAACTCCCTGTTGTGGCACATCGGAGATGATATTCCTAATGTTCCCAACAAACGCGCTGGTGGCTACATTCTCGGCGGGAAAATTGCTCCTATTTTCTTCAATACCGCAGAAGATTCTGGTGCATTTCCCATCGAGTGCGATGTCACCCAGATGAACACAGGCGATGTCATCACCATCTATCCCTACGAAGGAAAAATCACCAACGAAGCAGGAGAAACCTTAACCACCTTCACCGCCAAACCCAACACCATCCTAGATGAAGTCCGCGCCGGTGGACGCATTCCACTAATGATTGGACGGGCTTTAACCGATAAAACCCGAGAAGCATTAGGCTTAGAAGTGACCTCTCTGTTCACTCGTCCCGAAGTTCCCGCAGAAAATAATAAAGGCTTTACTCTCGCCCAAAAAATAGTGGGACGGGCTTGTGGCGTTGACGGGATTCGTCCAGGAACATCCTGTGAACCCATTATGACCACCGTTGGTTCTCAAGATACCACAGGACCCATGACTCGCGATGAGTTAAAAGAGTTGGCTTGTCTTGGGTTTAATGCTGATTTTGTCTTACAAAGTTTCTGTCATACCGCAGCCTATCCCAAACCCGTTGACGTGAAAACCCATCAACAACTCCCCGACTTCTTCGCAGACAGAGGTGGCGTTTCCTTAAAACCTGGTGACGGTATTATCCACTCTTGGTTAAACCGAATGTTACTCCCTGATACTGTGGGAACTGGCGGTGATTCTCATACCCGTTTCCCTCTTGGTATTTCCTTCCCCGCAGGGTCGGGTTTAGTGGCGTTTGCTGCTGCATTGGGTGCAATGCCTCTAGATATGCCAGAATCAGTTTTAGTGCGCTTTACTGGCGAATTACAGCCTGGTGTAACCCTTCGTGATATCGTTAACGCCATTCCTTATGTCGCCATGCAGCAAGGAAAGTTAACCGTCGGAACTGAAGTCAAAGAAAACGTCTTCTCGGGTCGCATCATGGAGATGGAAGGTTTACCCGACTTGAAAGTTGAACAGGCGTTTGAGTTAACGGATGCCACTGCTGAACGCTCTTGTTCTGGCTGTACGATTAAGTTAGGGAAAGAAACCATTGCAGAGTATCTCAACTCTAACATTGCCCTAATTAAAAACATGGTCGCGCGAGGCTATCAAGACTCCCGCACGCTGTTACGTCGCGCTGCAAAAATGCAGGAATGGCTGGATAACCCAGAGTTATTAGAAGCGGATGATGATGCGGAATATGTGGACACGGTTGAAGTCAACTTAAACGAGATTAAAGAACCCATTGTCGCTGCACCGAATGACCCAGATAATGTGAAGTTAATGTCAGAATGTGCGGGCGATAAAATTGATGAGGTCTTCATCGGGTCTTGCATGACTAATATTGGTCACTATCGCGCTGCTGCGAAGATTTTAGAAAATGCAGGAACTGCAAAAGTTCGCCTCTGGATTTGTCCGCCGACTCGCATGGATGAGAAACAACTCCGCGAAGAAGGGGTTTATGGCGTTTTTGCTGCTGCTGGCGCACGGACAGAAATGCCTGGTTGTTCCCTGTGTATGGGAAACCAAGCGCGAGTAGAAGATGAAGCAACAGTCTTTTCTACCTCGACTCGTAATTTTAATAATCGCATGGGGAAAGGTGCGCGAGTTTATCTCGGTTCTGCGGAGTTAGCTGCGGTTTGTGCGTTGTTGGGTTATATTCCCACTGTGGATGAATATCTCGCGATCGTGCAGGAGAAAATTAATCCCTTTGCTGATGATTTATATCGTTATCTCAACTTTGATCAAATTGAGAATTTTGAGGAAGAAGGTCGCGTGATTCCGTTAGAAGAAATGCCCAAAATTGAGGACATTTTAGGAATGCCAACAGGTGCTAAGTAA
- a CDS encoding Uma2 family endonuclease: MVTSPQSTYLSPEDYLNQEEKSQVKHEYINGKIYPMAGATDTHVTIALNVASALKSQLRGSQCRVYLSDMKLQIPSLKRFYYPDILVTCNPNDRDTSLYKQFPCLIVEVLSDSTEAFDRGDKFIDYQTIETLKEYLLISTKQKRIDYFQRTSEGNWLLKFYRSDDESLNLQTINSQISVSTTYEDVNFS, encoded by the coding sequence ATGGTTACTTCTCCTCAATCGACTTACCTATCTCCAGAAGACTATCTAAACCAAGAAGAAAAAAGTCAAGTCAAACATGAATATATTAATGGTAAAATTTATCCGATGGCAGGTGCAACTGATACTCATGTGACGATCGCGCTGAATGTAGCTAGTGCCTTAAAAAGTCAGCTACGTGGTTCACAATGTCGGGTGTATTTATCAGATATGAAACTACAAATTCCGTCTCTTAAGCGATTTTATTATCCTGATATTTTAGTTACCTGTAACCCAAATGATCGAGACACATCACTTTATAAACAGTTTCCTTGCTTGATTGTTGAAGTTTTATCAGACTCCACAGAAGCGTTTGATCGTGGGGATAAATTTATAGATTACCAGACAATAGAAACTTTAAAAGAATATTTACTGATTAGCACCAAACAAAAGCGCATCGATTATTTTCAGCGTACCTCAGAAGGAAATTGGTTACTCAAATTTTATCGGTCTGATGATGAATCTCTGAACTTACAAACAATCAATTCTCAAATCAGCGTCAGTACCACTTATGAAGATGTTAACTTCTCCTGA
- a CDS encoding ShlB/FhaC/HecB family hemolysin secretion/activation protein — protein sequence MQWCLKSVLSSGLYLVIVNSVGSAIAAPELTGFDNSNRDSILLTQSSDPNPNRDRFIPSDSEDQPPETVDPSEISEPSVRPISPENLNLDPKQPITVNTIEVESSRVFDQAQLEAIVQDLEGTTVPLAEIVRAVNEITGLYVSQGYITSYAQLNRQSLAEGNGNLVIEIIEGSVTVEVEETDRLNPSYVRSRVELGTDQPLNVNKLEDQLRLLEANPLIDNVEATLKPKEEGVVGESILAIKVTETEPFFGNAYIDNYSPPSVGGERIGAKLSFANLTGVGDTISAEYYQTFNGGSQTADFLYRIPVNAKNGTIQLRAVLNDNEITEDPFDELDIEGDSERYELSYRQPLYRTFQEEFALSAGFAFRDGQSFVAGVPFSFQDGPQEGTSRTSVLKLGQDYVRRQASGAWAIRSQFNIGLDIFDATNNEGSTPDSQFVSWLLQAQRVQVLSPNNFLVVQADLQLTPDSLLPSEQFIIGGGQSVRGFRQNVRGGDNGFRLSVEDRITLERDEAGNPTLQVSPFVEMGSVWNSDDNPNSLPDQTFIIGIGSGVLWQPISNLEVRVDYGLPLVDLDDRGDDIQDDGIYFSTNYSF from the coding sequence ATGCAGTGGTGTTTGAAGAGTGTCCTTTCTAGTGGTCTTTATTTGGTGATTGTGAATAGTGTGGGTAGCGCGATCGCTGCTCCTGAATTGACGGGTTTCGATAATAGTAATCGGGATTCAATTCTCTTAACCCAATCATCCGATCCGAATCCCAATCGCGATCGATTTATTCCATCTGATTCAGAAGATCAGCCTCCAGAAACAGTTGACCCCTCCGAGATTTCAGAACCCAGTGTTCGTCCGATTTCTCCTGAGAATTTAAACCTTGACCCCAAGCAACCGATTACTGTCAATACAATCGAAGTTGAATCCAGTCGAGTCTTTGACCAAGCACAGCTAGAAGCGATTGTTCAAGACCTAGAAGGCACAACCGTTCCTCTAGCAGAGATTGTTAGGGCAGTTAATGAAATTACAGGTCTTTATGTCAGCCAAGGCTATATTACCTCTTATGCTCAGTTAAACCGTCAATCCCTTGCCGAAGGCAATGGCAATCTGGTTATTGAAATTATTGAGGGTTCAGTCACTGTTGAAGTGGAAGAAACAGATCGCTTAAATCCGAGTTATGTGAGGTCTCGTGTTGAACTGGGAACCGATCAACCGTTAAATGTAAATAAATTAGAAGATCAACTGCGTCTGTTAGAAGCCAATCCCTTAATTGATAATGTCGAAGCAACCCTGAAACCAAAAGAAGAAGGCGTAGTGGGTGAAAGCATTCTAGCAATTAAAGTCACAGAAACCGAGCCCTTTTTCGGTAATGCTTATATTGATAACTATTCTCCTCCCAGTGTGGGCGGGGAACGCATTGGCGCAAAGCTCAGTTTTGCCAATTTAACTGGAGTCGGAGACACAATCAGCGCTGAATATTATCAAACATTTAACGGGGGGTCGCAAACCGCCGATTTTCTCTATCGAATTCCAGTTAATGCTAAAAATGGCACAATCCAATTACGGGCAGTCCTGAATGATAACGAAATTACTGAAGATCCGTTTGACGAGTTAGATATTGAAGGGGATTCTGAGCGTTACGAACTGAGTTATCGGCAGCCTCTTTATCGAACCTTTCAGGAAGAATTTGCGCTGTCTGCAGGATTTGCCTTTCGCGATGGGCAAAGTTTTGTTGCGGGTGTTCCTTTCTCCTTTCAAGATGGTCCTCAAGAGGGGACGAGTCGGACTAGTGTACTTAAACTCGGTCAAGACTATGTTCGTCGTCAAGCCTCGGGCGCATGGGCAATTCGTTCACAGTTTAATATTGGTCTGGATATATTTGATGCAACCAATAATGAAGGATCAACCCCAGATAGCCAATTTGTGAGTTGGTTACTGCAAGCCCAGCGCGTACAAGTGTTGAGTCCCAACAATTTTTTAGTGGTGCAAGCAGACTTGCAATTAACGCCAGATAGCCTGCTTCCCTCCGAACAATTCATTATTGGTGGCGGTCAATCCGTGCGCGGTTTTCGTCAAAATGTGCGGGGAGGCGACAATGGATTTCGACTCTCAGTGGAAGATCGCATCACTTTAGAACGAGATGAAGCAGGAAATCCCACCTTGCAGGTTTCTCCGTTTGTAGAAATGGGATCCGTTTGGAATTCTGACGATAACCCGAATTCTCTACCCGATCAAACCTTTATTATTGGTATCGGCAGTGGTGTCTTGTGGCAACCGATTTCTAATCTCGAAGTGCGAGTTGATTATGGCTTACCCTTAGTCGATTTAGACGATCGCGGTGACGATATTCAAGATGACGGAATTTATTTTAGTACCAATTATTCGTTTTAA